In Rhodococcus qingshengii JCM 15477, the sequence TCGAGCCACGCCATGTTGTTGGGCCCGGTCGGTGGAGCCGTGATGGGCAGCTTGAGCCACCACGGTCGACTCAGCATCGTGGCGTACTCCTGATTCGCCCACGCCTCGAGCTTGACGCGCCAGGTCACGCCGTCGGGAATTACCGGCGGCGGCCCGATCACCCGATCCGAAATCAGTTCGATCAGTTCGTCTTTGCTTGCCACGTAGCGGTAGAGCGACATGGTCGTGAACCCGAGCGCTTTGGCCACGCGGCCCATCGACAGAGCGGTGACGCCTTCTGCGTCGGCCAATTCGATCGCGGTGTCGAGAATTTGCTCGAGACTGAGCCCCTTCTTCGGACCCCGCGTTCCCGGCTGGTCCAGTCCCCAGGCCAGTTCAACTGCTCTCGGTAGCGCTCCGCGATCCATAAGCTCCCACTCTTCACTCTTGCGATCATCCTAGAACTGTATACGCTATAAACACGAGTTTATGACATACACAGTTCTTACTTGGAGGTCTCGATGTCAGGAACGATCCCCGCAATCTCGGTCCGCGGACTCCGTAAGCGCTACGGCGATCAACAGGTACTGGCTGGACTCGACCTGTCGGTCCCGGCCGGATCGGTGTACGCCCTCCTCGGCGCGAACGGCGCCGGAAAGACCACGGCCGTAAGAATTCTCACCACCCTCATCCCCTTCGACGGAGGTGAGGTCACGGTCGCGGGGCATTCACTGCCCGGAGATCCACAGAATGTTCGGCGACGCATCAGCGTGACCGGGCAGTACGCAGCCGTCGACACCTTGCTGACCGGATTCGAGAACCTCACCCTACTGGGCGAACTGAATCACCTGGGCCGGAAGAACTCCCGTCACCGTGCCGAGGAATTGCTCGACCAGTTCGTTTTGACGGACTTCGGCGACAAACGCGCCGGCAACTACTCGGGCGGCATGCTCAGACGACTCGACATCGCAATGAGCCTCGTCGCCCGACCGGACGTCGTCTTTCTCGACGAACCCACCACCGGCCTGGACCCGCGAAGCCGCCACGACATGTGGTCGATCGTTCGAGGACTCACAGCGTCAGGCGTCACCATCTTCCTCACCACCCAATACCTCGACGAGGCAGACGAATTGGCCGATACGGTCGGCGTGCTGAGCGGCGGCCGCATCGTCGCCGAGGGAACACCGGACGAACTCAAACGCCTTGTTCCCGGCGGCCACGTCGCACTGCAATTCGAGAACCTGGCCCAACTCGAACTCGCCGCGGCATCACTGCCGCAGGCGCATTCGAATGCCGAGACCTTGACCCTGCACATCCCTTCCGACGGGGCAGTTCCGTCGATCAAAGCGATCCTCGACTCGATCGACGATCCGTCGATCACCGTCGAGAAGTTCTCCGTTCACACTCCGGATCTGGACGACGTGTTCTTCGCGCTCACCGGATCAGGCCAACCCGAGATTGCGAGCGTTCGATGACCTCCACCATTGCAATCGATTCCGCGGTGATGCTCCGCCGGAATCTCAAACACGTTCTGCGCAGTCCGGATTCGATGATCACCGCGATAGCCCTTCCGGTCATGCTCATGCTGCTGTTCGTCTACGTCTTCGGCGGCGCCATCAACACCGGTAGCGAGTACATCGACTACGTAGTGCCCGGAATAATCCTTCTGTGCGCCGGTTTCGGCGCCTCGACCACCGCGGTCAGCGTCTCGAGCGACATGGAGGACGGGATCATCGACCGTTTCCGGACCTTGGCGATCTCTCCGTCGTCGGTCCTGACCGGTCATGTACTGGCCAGCGTCGTCCGCAACGTCCTGACTACGGCGATCGTGGTCGTCGTTGCGCTGATCATGGGATTTCGCCCGACCAGCGATCCGTTGCGCTGGCTCGGCGTCGCCGCTGTGATCGTCGCCTTCGTCTTTGCCATGTCGTACCTCTCGACAGCTTTGGGACTCTTGGCCCAGAACCCGGAGGCTGCAAGCGGATTCACCTTCGCCATCATGTTCCTGCCCTACGTCAGCACTGCTTTCGTACCGGCTGAGACCATGCCGTCCTGGCTGCAGGGGTTTGCCCGGCACCAACCGGTGACTCCGATCATCGAGACTGTGCGCGGACTCCTGATGGGCACGCCGATCGGGAACAGCGCGGCCATCGCCCTCGCGTGGTGCCTGGGCATCGCCGCCGTGGGATTCGTGTGGTCCAACTGGCTCTACCGACGAAAGACCGCGAGCTGACCACACAAGAAAGCCCCACACCTGACGGTGCGGGGCTGCTTGTGCTGTGCGCCTTTATTAACCGCGGGGGGTTAATAAAGGCGCACAGTGGATTACTTGGCGTCCAGCAGATCGATCACGAAGACCAAGGTCTTGCCGGAAAGCTGGTGCCCTGCACCGGCGGGGCCGTATGCCAGCTCCGGCGGAATGGTGAGCTGACGGCGTCCGCCGACCTTCATGCCCGGGATGCCGTCCTGCCAGCCCTTGATCAGGCCACGAAGCGGGAACTGAATGGACTCGCCACGGCTCCAGGAAGAGTCGAACTCTTCGCCGGACTCGAACTCGACACCGACGTAGTGAACGTCGACGGTGCCACCGGGAACGGCTTCGGCGCCTTCTCCGACAACCAGATCCTTGATGACCAGATCGGTCGGCGCGGGGCCTTCCTGGAACTCGATTACGGGCTTGCTACTCATGGGTCCTCCTCGTTGAGGCGAAAATTGGGGGGGCAGGGGCTAGCGGGTGGTGATGTCCCGATAGTCACGCTCGGTGTAGCCGGTGTAGATCTGGCGCGGGCGGCCGATCTTCGTAGCCGGATCCTCGTGCATTTCACGCCAGTGCGCAATCCAGCCGGGCAGACGGCCCATGGCGAACAGCACCGTGAACATGCGCGGCGGGAAGCCCATCGCGCGGTAGATGAGGCCGGTGTAGAAGTCGACGTTCGGGTAGAGCTTGCGCTCGATGAAGTAGTCGTCCGTGAGGGCGGCCTCTTCGAGTTGCATTGCGATGTTGAGCAGTTCGTCGTCGCCGCCGAGCTTGGCGAGGATGGTGTGCGCGGTTTCGCGGACCAGCGCAGCGCGCGGATCGTAGTTGCGGTAGACGCGGTGCCCGAAGCCCATGAGCTTCACGCCGTCTTCCTTGTTCTTGACCTTGCGGACGAACTCGGCTGCGGTGCTGCCGCTGGCCTTGATCTCGTCGAGCATCTCGAGCACTGCCTGGTTGGCGCCGCCGTGCAGCGGGCCCCACAGTGCGTTGATGCCGGCCGAGACGGAGGTGAACAGGTTGGCGTCCGACGAGCCGACCATACGCACGGTCGACGTGGAGCAGTTCTGCTCGTGGTCTGCGTGCAGGATCAGCAGCATGTCGAGTGCCTTGGCGACCTCGGGATCACCCTGGTACGGCTCGGCGGGGAAGCCGAACGTCATACGCATGAAGTTCTCGACCAGGTTCAACGAGTTGTCCGGGTACAGGAACGGCTGTCCGACGGACTTCTTGTACGCGTACGCAGCGATGGTCGGCAGCTTCGCGAGAAGACGGATGGTGGACAGTTCCACCTGCTCCGGATCCTCGGGATCGAGCGAATCCTGGTAGTACGCCGACAATGCGTTCACTGCGGACGAGAGAACCGGCATCGGGTGAGCGTTGCGCGGGAATCCGTCGAAGAACCGCTTGAGGTCCTCGTGAAGCAGGGTGTGTCGACGGATGCGGTCCGTGAAGGACTCGAGCTGGGCGTCGGTCGGCAGTTCGCCGTAGATCAGCAGGTAGCTGACCTCGATGAACGTCGACTTACCTGCCAACTGCTCGATGGGATATCCGCGGTAACGCAGGATTCCCTTCTCACCGTCGATGTAGGTGATTGCAGAACTGGTGGATGCAGTGTTCACAAAACCGGGGTCAAGGGTGGTGTACCCCGTTGTGGCCAGCAGCTTTCCCAGCTCGATGCCGTCATTGCCCTCTGTTGCCCTGGCAATGGACATCGTGTACTCACCACCGGGGTAAGTAAGCGTGGGCTTTGTGTCATTGTCAGCGGGCACGAAGGATCCCTCTCAAGCTCGAACCAACGAGTAACTACATGCGATCAACTAGAAACTAGTCGCACGGGAGAGATCGTGCCGAAGGAGGGTCGCTCCACGGCTATTTTTCGGGTACTCACGAACCCGACATACCCACCGAAACTGAAACATGTTCCAGTCTGGGCTTTCCCACTCGCGTGACCGGTACTCCAGTCTACGGAATCGCGCATTTACCCACACTGATCTGCAAATCTCGGCTGCAATTCGCAAATGGGAGCAACGTCGGACCTTCCGGACCACTGACACGGGGTACCGAAAACCGATCGTTATCGGCTGATGCCTACTTGGTGTTACACGATCCCACGGTATGAGAGCCGGATCACAGCGCCTTGATGCCCCAGCTACCCGTCCACGTCTGACCCGGATGAAGCACCAGGAGATCGATGCCCGAGTTGAAGGCGTCAGGCGGGCAGGTCATCGGCTCCAAAGCCAATGCGCGGCCGCGATCGGGATACCCCTTGTCGTTGGCGGGATCTGCGATGAAGGCCTGAATCCACGGGAACTCGCGGTTGGTCCACAGGGCAGTGCCCGTTCCATCCGGAGCCAGCAGCTCGTGTTGCGTGCGACCACTGCCGTCGACGACGTCCAATGCGCTGTACGGAGTGTCCAACTGCACCCCGGCAAGCAGTCTCGGTGTCCGGAAGTCGTAGTCCGTACCGGCGACTGCCTGCGAATACGCGTTCGGCAGCATCCTCGCCGGATCGATCGGCAACCGCGTGCCTGCTGCCAGATGCAGAGCACATTCGTCGAGCGGAAAGTCGCCGGCGCGAATGAAGGTGTGCATTCCGAGCCCGAACGGCGACGAGGTCGCACCCTTGTTCGTGGCCGTGTGCGTGACGGTCAGTCCGTCGGCACCGACCTCGTAGGCGACCGTCAGCTGCAACGGATAGGGCCAACCCTTGTGAAGTCCCACGTCGACCGACAGTTCGACGCGCTCGTACGTGTGGTCCACGAGGCTCCAATTGCGACGCCGGACGAACCCGTGGCTCGCGTTCCCCAGCGCAGGTTCGGTGATCTCG encodes:
- a CDS encoding citrate synthase, which produces MPADNDTKPTLTYPGGEYTMSIARATEGNDGIELGKLLATTGYTTLDPGFVNTASTSSAITYIDGEKGILRYRGYPIEQLAGKSTFIEVSYLLIYGELPTDAQLESFTDRIRRHTLLHEDLKRFFDGFPRNAHPMPVLSSAVNALSAYYQDSLDPEDPEQVELSTIRLLAKLPTIAAYAYKKSVGQPFLYPDNSLNLVENFMRMTFGFPAEPYQGDPEVAKALDMLLILHADHEQNCSTSTVRMVGSSDANLFTSVSAGINALWGPLHGGANQAVLEMLDEIKASGSTAAEFVRKVKNKEDGVKLMGFGHRVYRNYDPRAALVRETAHTILAKLGGDDELLNIAMQLEEAALTDDYFIERKLYPNVDFYTGLIYRAMGFPPRMFTVLFAMGRLPGWIAHWREMHEDPATKIGRPRQIYTGYTERDYRDITTR
- a CDS encoding ABC transporter permease yields the protein MTSTIAIDSAVMLRRNLKHVLRSPDSMITAIALPVMLMLLFVYVFGGAINTGSEYIDYVVPGIILLCAGFGASTTAVSVSSDMEDGIIDRFRTLAISPSSVLTGHVLASVVRNVLTTAIVVVVALIMGFRPTSDPLRWLGVAAVIVAFVFAMSYLSTALGLLAQNPEAASGFTFAIMFLPYVSTAFVPAETMPSWLQGFARHQPVTPIIETVRGLLMGTPIGNSAAIALAWCLGIAAVGFVWSNWLYRRKTAS
- a CDS encoding aldose 1-epimerase family protein, which gives rise to MTAPHSTGRGGFEIRGGGYRAEIAAAGAGLRLLDHEGPNGQRALTETWALGSKPPLSAGLVLAPWPNRIRDGHFMFDGIEHQLEITEPALGNASHGFVRRRNWSLVDHTYERVELSVDVGLHKGWPYPLQLTVAYEVGADGLTVTHTATNKGATSSPFGLGMHTFIRAGDFPLDECALHLAAGTRLPIDPARMLPNAYSQAVAGTDYDFRTPRLLAGVQLDTPYSALDVVDGSGRTQHELLAPDGTGTALWTNREFPWIQAFIADPANDKGYPDRGRALALEPMTCPPDAFNSGIDLLVLHPGQTWTGSWGIKAL
- a CDS encoding ATP-binding cassette domain-containing protein — its product is MSGTIPAISVRGLRKRYGDQQVLAGLDLSVPAGSVYALLGANGAGKTTAVRILTTLIPFDGGEVTVAGHSLPGDPQNVRRRISVTGQYAAVDTLLTGFENLTLLGELNHLGRKNSRHRAEELLDQFVLTDFGDKRAGNYSGGMLRRLDIAMSLVARPDVVFLDEPTTGLDPRSRHDMWSIVRGLTASGVTIFLTTQYLDEADELADTVGVLSGGRIVAEGTPDELKRLVPGGHVALQFENLAQLELAAASLPQAHSNAETLTLHIPSDGAVPSIKAILDSIDDPSITVEKFSVHTPDLDDVFFALTGSGQPEIASVR
- a CDS encoding TetR/AcrR family transcriptional regulator, whose product is MDRGALPRAVELAWGLDQPGTRGPKKGLSLEQILDTAIELADAEGVTALSMGRVAKALGFTTMSLYRYVASKDELIELISDRVIGPPPVIPDGVTWRVKLEAWANQEYATMLSRPWWLKLPITAPPTGPNNMAWLDAGLSALDGVALSAASKFQVVTNVSLFVIGRARFSADLASRSAQSADDDVAYGALIARVINREGFPYLSAAIEEGGFEDGSPEGEAAGDDAFDFSFSLGLLLDGIEKLVQRSGHQRGGADVVDDQIGDQPAP
- a CDS encoding FKBP-type peptidyl-prolyl cis-trans isomerase, encoding MSSKPVIEFQEGPAPTDLVIKDLVVGEGAEAVPGGTVDVHYVGVEFESGEEFDSSWSRGESIQFPLRGLIKGWQDGIPGMKVGGRRQLTIPPELAYGPAGAGHQLSGKTLVFVIDLLDAK